GTCGTGGTTGATGAGGCAGACCTTGATCTCCCCGCGGTAATCGGCATCTACCGTGCCCGGGGTATTGACAACAGAAAGCCCTTGCTTGGCGGCTAGTCCGGAGCGCGGGTGAATTAAGCCGACCGTTCCTAGTGGCAGCGCAATGGCAATCCCGGTGCCGACGAGGGCGCGCTCGCCGGGTTGCAGGGTAAGAGCTTCGGCTGCATAGAGGTCCGCACCGGCGTCACCGCGGTGGGCGCGGTGCGGCAACGGAAGCTCCTTATCCAGGCGCTTGACTTTAACGTCCCCAAAGGGGCTTTCTGGTTGAGAATGCGGAATCGAGTCAGTCACCTGGCCAATCCTACCTGCCTTGGGAGGTTCATTCTGCGGCGCGTGTGGTCTAGACTGACTAGACGTGTCTGATACATCTGCTACTTCCGCAACTCCGGCACCGTCAAGCGCCGCTTCGGCACAGGGCACGGTGGACTCTCAAGTGCTCTACCGCGAACGCCAGTGGGTCCCTTGGTACTTTTGGCTATTTGCCGCCGCCATCGTGGCACTTACTTCCGCTACTGCCGGCCTTAACCGCTCCATGTGGTGGACCATTATTCCCGCGATCCTCCTTGGCGCTATCGCAGTGTGGGTACTTATTACCTGGTCCAATACGGTCATCAAGGTAGAGCGTGACCCGGATGGAACGCGTTGGCTCACGGTCAAAGACGCCCAACTGCCTAACGACGTCGTGTCGCGGTCTATCACCGTTCCCAAATCTGCGCGGCGCAATGCGCTGGGTCCACAGTTCGATCCCGCGGCGTTTTTGGTCTCCCACGCTTGGGTGGATGAGCACGCCATGATGGTGCTCGATGATCCAGAGGACGATACTCCTTATTGGCTCATCGCCTCGAAGGATCCGGAGGCTTTGCTCCACGCTTTCGTTCCGGAACAGCACTAATCTTTAACGACTTTGCACACCACCGAAATTTTGGTGGCTGCAACAACAAACCCCGCACTCGGCAGGTGAAAAGTTGCCGAGTGCGGGGTTCGTTTCTGCTGTGTATTCCTTTAGGCGCAATCCTTGCAGATTGGCTGGCCGTCCTCTTCGTGGGAGTAACGCTTATTGGACTGCACTAGGAAACACGAACCGCAAGTAAACTCATTTTCCTGACGTGGAACTACCTCAACATTAAGCTCCTCGCCCGTGAGGTCTACTGATGGCGGCTGGAATGCTTCGACGATTTCTCCGTCATCGTCCATGCCGTTGTTATCGCTCTCAGCGGCTTTGAGTCCTTCTAGGGAGTCAGTTTCGAGTTCATCTTCCGCGCGCCGGCGCGGTGCGTCATAATCGGTGGCCATAATGCACGCCCCTAATGGTCAAGTTGCTTTAAGGAATGGGTATTTATCGATCGCGCATAGTAAAGCACAAATGGCTAGATGTCATCTCACCGCTCGGCGGCGTGGAAAACTATTACCCCCGCAGCGCGTCCGTGGCCCCGTGCGCTGCTAAAAGCTTTTCGAATGCGGGGGCCAAATCTGCCCCCGCGGCCCAGGTAAGTTCACCGTCAGCGGAGCCTTTATCAAAGCCTGGATGGCGCACCACTGCACCTGACTCGCGGGCAATGATTGCCCCTGCGGCGAAGTCCCACGCATTGATGCCGTGCTCAAAGTAGGCATCAACGGTTCCCTCTGCCACCCTGCATAGGTCGAGCGCGGCAGCGCCGATGCGGCGAATATCACGCACATTAGGCAGAAGCTTGGTAAGAAGCTCCGCTTGGGCCGCACGCCGGTCAGCTCCGTAACCAAAGCCGGTGGCAACCAAGGCCAACGCAGGATCTTGTGTCTGGCCACACCGCAGTGCGTGCTCAATTCCGTCTGGGCCGGTTACC
This genomic stretch from Corynebacterium tuberculostearicum harbors:
- the dut gene encoding dUTP diphosphatase, translating into MTDSIPHSQPESPFGDVKVKRLDKELPLPHRAHRGDAGADLYAAEALTLQPGERALVGTGIAIALPLGTVGLIHPRSGLAAKQGLSVVNTPGTVDADYRGEIKVCLINHDRHAPIEIERGMRIAQLVVQRVELVGFAEVEELDDTVRGAGGYGSTGV
- a CDS encoding DUF3093 domain-containing protein — encoded protein: MSDTSATSATPAPSSAASAQGTVDSQVLYRERQWVPWYFWLFAAAIVALTSATAGLNRSMWWTIIPAILLGAIAVWVLITWSNTVIKVERDPDGTRWLTVKDAQLPNDVVSRSITVPKSARRNALGPQFDPAAFLVSHAWVDEHAMMVLDDPEDDTPYWLIASKDPEALLHAFVPEQH
- a CDS encoding DUF4193 domain-containing protein → MATDYDAPRRRAEDELETDSLEGLKAAESDNNGMDDDGEIVEAFQPPSVDLTGEELNVEVVPRQENEFTCGSCFLVQSNKRYSHEEDGQPICKDCA